The genomic DNA AAATCCccgttttctgttttcttaaaccaatttaatattaaaatcaagTAGTAATAAAATACTGGTAGACATTTTTATGACTCCCTCTATCAAGGAaccatttggggttttttggagttttttaaattacttaacaGTAAACACTAAGGAACccatacttttaattaaaatattaacatttttccatattcagacatttaagaaacaaaacctcaaaagcAGTTATATCTCTTTcgtgctctccccacccccagttccaGTCCCTTTCATATCCCAGATTTTAGTGCTTTTTCTAAAACCGACTCTATGCACACAACTTGGGCTTGATGCCAGGGTCTTTACTTGCTCTTCCGCTTTTTTAGGTATACGTTGGAGCTAAAACCAGGCAAGGACAGTTAGCACAAATATGTATCTGGTTGCTGTTCGCTCCTCATTGGGAAAGATGGTCATAGCTTAGCTTTTAAACCTTGGTTAAAAAGGTCTTGGTTAGTCCCTGCTGGAGTGGCTTCGACACTGGTGTGTGAATGACCTTAGTGATGGGTAACCTTGATGCACAAAATAAAGGGTAgctttggtgtctggtgaggggcTGGGAACTGTCGCCTGCTCCTGTCGTCTTTTTATATGTCACCTCGACCCTTGACTCTCGGTTCCTTTGGGGCACTAGTGGGTAACCTCGCATTCCCAGAGAAATGggctcttgcactgctggtgtggAGAACATAGGAGGCATTATGCCCAGATACCCCTTATTCTCCTCTGGAACCCCCCGTGAAGGGGCCAGGAGGTGCAAGCAGTGAAACAGGACAGGGAGCCGGCatggtggcagggagaggggatggATCTTTGTGGACCCCTCAGCTCGTCCCAGACCGGCCTCGGCCCCTGCCTCTTTTCATCCAGAGTAAGCCTGTTGGGAATGGGAGGGTAAGTTTCCACAGTGCTCCAGCAAGTTCAGGACTGTCTTCCAGTGTCACTGTTAAAGTAAAAACCTAGAACCAATGTCTGTCTTTtcaccttctcttttttctttcttcaatagGATACAAGCAAAACTCCCAGGAATCgcaaaaaaaaaggcagaataagTACATGGAAACCAGAAATGCGACAGTTACTAAAACACCACTTAATAGTTATAACGTTATTACTTGTACTATGAAGGAACGTGCTCCGTGTCAGCTCGAGCCTGCATTCCaagcttctttttcttaatttggtgttttctcccctcctttccctttacCCTCAGTATCAAGCACAAGAATTGTTGGACTTCAAAAAGAACTGATATCTTAGGacccaaaagaataaagaaagaatctAATAGGGTAAATCAGTACCTTAATGGTGGTGGGGCTTTTACTTGGAGCTTGAAAGGGGAGAGGTTGGAGgtcaaggagaaaatgaaaggtaAAGCACTGCTCTTGGATCCTGCTATCCAGTTTTCAAGGACTAGTCTTACGCAGCTTCCCGTCAGTTTTACccttatttttaagttaagaaaTGATGATTAACTTATGAGGAAATTATCCGGGGACAAGAGTGGGATTCCTTCCCACGGGTCTTTGGCAGCTCTCTGACCCCATCTTCCTGCCCCACGGTGTGAGCGGCTGCTCCTAACATTCCTCTTCTTCACGTAATGATAGAACTTCCAAGTCTATGAATAACTTGTAGGTGATAGTGTGCATTCCTGATTCCCAGAATGCCGTCTGGTAACCAAGGTTGGAACCGGAAAGTGGGACTGTGAAGgccctccctctcccgctcatccCTAGAAAGGAAAGTTCCCGCCATTTGGGAGGGTGGTGTGTGTGTCGTTTCTTGTGGGCACCAGTTCTGAGCTTTAGTTTGAGAACTCATTCCTGAATgtgctttcctcctccttccctgcccacctcacCTCGAGTTTAATAAATATGGTTGTACTTTTcttattatgaaataaatgtcTGTAACTGCTGTAAActtgttagagaaaaaaaataatctgcatgTGGGCTCCTCAGGTGTTGAGTTATTGTAATCCTGTCTCAGTCCATGGGGGGGAAACATTCTCAAGAGGTGAATACAGAAACAAAAGGCCTTTTTTGCTGTTGTCTTTTCTCTGCAGCTTCCTCCTTCCCATGCCACATCCTTACCCCGTGCTCGTCATCTTACCCTAAGCACCAAAGCCAAGCTGGCTTGAGAGGAGATTGTGTGTCTGTGGTGGAGAAGCCAGAGGTTAGTGTGAGGAAGTGCATTCTGTGGTTCGCAGGGAGCTTTGACTTTGAGGCTAGCTTACGGGTGTGTGTTACGGTTTGCGGCTCCTTCGGCTTCAGGCGCGTGAAATGTCTTAGCGCCTCTGCCATGGCCCAGGGTGCTCCTTCTGAGAGTGCTTTCCCCGAAGCGTTAGGTAAAGGCGACCAGGCAGGGCCAGCTTGTGTTGATGGACTCCGTGCACAATTGAAAGCTAACAGAACAACCCAGACCGACATCAGATGGAGGGCGATCGGGAATCTGATTCCTGTTGAGACCGATCAGCGTCTTTGTCCCCTTCCAACATGAAAATTCAGTCAACTTGAAAGAAAAGTCGTCTGAGCTCCTTCAGGTTGTCAACTCCTAGTCATGAGGGAATGTGCGCTGGTGACTTTAAAGTAAGGGCTATAGTGTTTGACGGTCCCAAAGCAGTGCAACTCTGTAGAAGGTAGTGGAAATTTTCTTTCTACTGTTTTGGAGAAGTTACTTCAGCATTTAGATGGGTAAAAGGTACCCTTGCCTTActccattttcctattttcttagccctctttccttttgaatttttaagcTGATTTCATGTCAGAGTCAGAAACATACTCTCCATCCTATCTTACGCCCTCCCAGGAAGTCAGTGCACTGATCAACTTTTTGGGCTTCCCCTCCAAAGGACCCTTTTCTGCACTGGAAGCCTCCACAcctagctgttttgttttgttactgctGTATTTAGGTAATTGGACAGATCTTTGTGCCAcacaggaggtttttttttttttttcttaagaaaaacccATAGGTGAAATATTACTAATGAaactgtgtgtgcgtgtatgtgcgtGCAACATAAAAATACAGTAGCACCTAAGGAACTTGAATCTTGGTTCCTGTAAAACTGCAAATTGATgtgttattaataaaaaaaattgaaagaaaaaaaaaccacagtgacTGCGGTGTCGTTCTGCTAACTTTATTCTTTATACACAGTTTGGGTAAAGTAAGAACCAGGCTTCCACCGGCCCCCATCCCCACTCCACCTTTGAGGCTTTAAAAAGCACCTACTAGTTGATACTGGTCATAGTTCCCAAGGTTGCAGAATTTCCATCGTAGAGCAAAGCTATGCATTTGGTTTCTGAAAGATCACGGAGACCCTCTGAGAGGTGACCTTAGGAAGATGAGGAGTGGGAGGGGCCAGAGGGTCTGTTGTCCCGGTTCAGCCTCACACCAACCTAGGAGGGTTTCCCGTCTGCAACATGAAGCAGCCTATAAATCAGAGCCACCGTGTGCTTGAGTCACCATGGAAAGCGGACACTACATAcatcaggtctttgctcaaagaACTGTCATCACTTCtggttttttcttcccccaaaactAAGGCTGCCATGACCCTTaagctggattttaaaaatttattcaacatACCTCTTAGAAAACTTaggctgaaatttttaaaaaataactgatgCAAACAACTtcacaaatacacatacaaatgTTCGAGTAATGTCACTAACATGGTATATAAATATGGATTCAGAGTAACATTTACATATTGGCCATAATAGCAAGCATACCATTAACAAAAACTTCATGAAGAAACTTCACCTGTTCATGTCAGACTTCCCAAGGCAAGGAGGAGGCACCTAGAGAGGAGGACCACCTAACCCCCCTGACCCCTAACCCAAGAGGCCATGGCCGCCGTCAAAGCAGGAATCACTACGGTGGCACTCAGGTCACTGGGGCTTAGATCTTCAGCTCCATGATCACTGGAGGGCTTATCAGAAAGGACTGCTGGGTGCCGCCCATTTCTGATTCATCAGGGTGGGGCCCAAGGATTTGCATCTCTAGTAGGTTCCTAAAGTGATGCTGAAGCTACCGGTCCCGTGGCCACCCTTTGGGAACCCCTGGAGTGCTTGGGGCTGCCTCTCCATGAAGACTTTGACTCCTGTCTTCCTAAGGCCTCTCCCTGCCTATCAAGGGGAAAAGCCATTCCTAACCAGCTCTTTGTCCTGGCTGACCTGAACTTGGGCAGCGGGCTTGGGTGACCAGAATAGGTCACCCCACTTTGCCTACTGTTTCTGAACAGGCAGGGTAGTAAAAGTGGTAAAATACTCGTTCTGGATCTGAAAACAACATGCacgaaggaaaataaaagaatggcagTGCCCAGCCTGGTGCCATCTGCAATCCCTGTTCTCAAGCTTTTAATACTGTCTCAAAAACCCTGGGAGTTTCAAACACACTGGGAATTCACTTTTCAGTCAACCGACAGCTCATGCAGGATTTCCTGAATCGCTGGTGGCATTTGCAACAAAACCCAGAGAATACCAGAGCCCTTGCCCTACCGGAGAGGCCGTGGGACAGGTGTCAGCCCCACTTGTGGGGTTCTGATGAAGACTGCCGCCCCAACCCGGGAGCTGAGGCCTGTGGTGGCCTGGAGACTGCTCGTTCCCAGGAGGCGTGCAGTTCTTTGCCATCCCCAGGTCACGACTGCACTGAAACGGCCTGCAGCACCCAGCATGTGCCATCCTTTGGCAGGCCTAGTGGGAAAAGAAATTGTACGAATTTACAGAGACTGGGAGGCAGTGTGGTGTAGTGCAAACAACACTGAATTGGGAGTCGGGATTTCCATTCTAGTTCTATACTGTTCCTACCTGGCTGTGTGATCATTTCAGTTTCTGTCCTTCACTACCTTATCTGGGAAAGGGGTTAAGGGGGCAGGTACTGGTTGATCTCCAAGGTCTTTCCAGCTTTGACAATcttgaattatataaaaatgctataaaatccGTGGTATAAAATCCAATTCCCAATCAGGAAGAGTCCAGGGGACTGGGCCTGAGGCACTTGAACCTTGGGCTCTGGCCTGGGGGTGCTGGGATGAGGAAGGGCTTCCTCTTTGCACTGGGctttcccacccacccacagAGGCCGACCCTGGCCCCAAGTGCCAGGGCCCCTCCACCTCCAGACCCAACCCTCAAGTccgcccacccacctccccactctcAGGCTTTAAGACCAAAGGAACCGGCCTGGCTATGTGAAGAGCAGACACTGGGGCCCGGAGACTTGAGGACAGGCCCCGGAGGAGGGTCACACATTAGTGTGGGATGTTTGgggtcccccagccccacctctgtcCTCACTCCTTCCTGTAGGTCCTTCCTCCGCCACCTCACAGCTTATCTCTGATACACGtataataaataagacatttgcACATAAGGGTGAATGGGACAGCtcgctccccgcccctccccctttcatataaaagcattaaatacagtttcaaaataaaatacaaagagcaAAAAGGGCCTGATCTCGGGGCCACCTGTTCTCCACAGGAGAATGAATCTACACATCCCACTCGGACCTGCCTGGGAGATCGCGGGGCCCCTTCCCGGCCCCACTGGGCCTGGCGCTGCCGCGGGTTAGAGAAAGGAAGGCCGAGGCCCGGCCCCAGGCCCTTGGGTGCTGAGAATGGGTGGCACGTCCACCGTGTACAAAGGGGGACAGGAAGGGACGGGAATAGAACGCCAACTGCCGGGACCTCCAGTGCCCCGGGCTCGGACTGTCGGGGAACGATAGAGCAGGAGTGCCTGACTGAGTTTAGGGGGAAACGGAGGCCttcagagcaggagaggagcaaagaAGAAAAGTGCTAATCCCTTTACAAGATCGGGGCCCGGGAGGGCGTGGCAGGAGCGGAGGAGGCGGGAGGGGCCGCGGGGCGCACCGTCCCCAGAGCCCGCCTGGGAGGGCTGGCGCAGCTGCCGGAGCCCCAGCCCAGCTCCGCCCCCGCCTCCGGGACGCCCGCCCGCGGTCCCTGGTGTCCTCGCCGCCCGGGGGTGGGGCTCCCgagccccgccgccccgccccccactggaAGCCCTCGTCCGCAGTCCTGGCCTCCGAGCGGCCGCGAATACCAATGAGGTCCCGGCGGCAGCCGCCCGCGACCCCGGGGACCGTGCCTGCCCGCGTGCAACGCCGCGGGGAACTGGGCCCCCGCCCAGGGACGGCGCCGGCGCggccttcctgccctccccccaacccttgGGGCCCTAATACTGACTGTcggcacccccaccccggcccggcGCGGGGCCGGGGTTGGAAACCCAACGTGCACACGCTCGGAGGCCAAGGTGGCCTTTCGGGAAACGTGGGGCCCAGCGCGGGGGAGGGCCAGGGCTCCGGATCCGAAGCGAGCGCGCGCTTCCCGCAGCGCACCGACCGGCCCCGGGGGGGGTTGCTCCTGGGCACCGAGCGGAAGCCGGCGACCCCACCCAATTCCTATCTCCGCCCGGCCCGGCCAGCGGGGGGGCAGCTGCGGCGGTCAGTGCCGCGGGAAGCTGGGCGTCCCGGCCCGAGGGCCGGCCGAGCACAGGGCCGAGCCGCCCCGCGAGCCCGCTACGCGCGACAAATGGCGCCCGCTTTGAGGTCCGCGCCGCCGTCGCGCGGCGCCGGAGCCGGCGGCCCGAAGCCCTCGTGGCCGTAGCAGCGCAGCGCCGCCTCCTCGTAAGCCTCCAGGATGGTCTGGCGCTCCTCGGGCGTGAAGTCCATCGAGAAGGGGTGCACCTGCAGGATGTGCCGCTTGATGGTGCTGACCTTGAGAGTGGCCAGCGCGCCCCCGCACACCATGCACACCAGGCCGCGCCGGCTGCCGTCGTAGTCCATCAGGTACTCGCCCCGCCAGCGCGGCTGGTAGTTCCGCCGCTGCTCTCGGctgcggggcgggggcggaggcggcggcggcggcggcggcgggggcagcGGCGGGAAGGCGAGTCCCCCGGGCTCCTGGCCGTCCTCGTCGTCGTCCTCTTCCTCCGCGGGCCGTTCCGACGGCTCCCCTGGGGAGAGCGGGACGTCGCCTAGGAAGGGACAAAGGACCGCACTGGAGCCGGCGGAGGGCGAGCCGACCGCGTCCAGGGTCTCGGCTCCACGACCGCCCGCCTCGGCCCTCCGGGCCCATCCTCCCCGGCCTCCCCTTCAGCcttccactctccccaccccctcccaccccggcACTCCCAGCCTTCGCTCCCTGCCTGGCCCgggtccctgcccccactctcccGCGCCACCTGCTCTGGCCCTGCGCCAGCTCACCCCACCACTCCTCCTccggctcctcctcctcttcccctcccccctcctcggAGGCTGCGGCTGTGCCGGGGGCGGCAGGGTCCCTGGGGGACTCGGGGCAGGGCAGCCCCAGGGCCAGCAGGTGAGCGGCCTGCTCGCTCCACTCCTGGGCGATAAGGGCCTTAACAGGCCCGCTGAGGCGCGTGGAGCCCGGGTGGCGCTGGCGGATGTGCCGCTGGATGGTGCTCATCTTGAGCGAGGCCAGCGCGCCCCCGCACACCATGCACACCAGGCCGCGCCGGCCGCCGTCCAACTCCATGAGGTACTCCAGCCGCCAGCGCTCCTGGTGGCGGCGGCGGTGGTCACGGCCCCGCGGCGACCGGCCCGGGACCCCCACCCtctcgccctcctcctccttctcctcctcctcctcctcctcctctgccggCCCGGGCCTCTCAGGGACCCCGCCAGCCTCTTCCTTTTTTACGTCTGGGGGACTGAGATCCTGAGAGGATAGGGCTCCGGCAGTGGGGGCGGGGTCCCGGCTCTTTCTGGTCAGGTCCTGGGGGACGAGGTCGTCGTCTgttggggaaggggtgagggagaggggctcaGCCTGGTGGCAGGGTTGCCCTTACCCACGCAGAGGGGTCCTCACCCCAGCCCCTGTCTAGAAGCCCCAGccggtgtgggtgtgggtgtgggtgtgtgtgtgcctgtctgCGGGTGGgtgagtgtgggtgtgggtgtggagaGGAGTCCCTCCCGGTTTTGGCCACAGGCCCCACTTTGCAGCCCtaatatgggggaggggggtctcgGCCCAGGGATGGGCCTCGCACCTGGTGGGGACCGAGTGAGCTCAGACAGTGTCTCGGGCTGGCCTCCCCAGGCTTGCAGCAGGGCGCTGCGCTGGGGGCCGCTGAGCCCCAGGGAGCTGGGGTGCACCTCCAGCACGTGGGCGCGGATGTCGTCCAGGTGCAGGCTGGGCAGTGCCCGGCCACAGGCCATGCACACCAGCCGGTTCCCCCGAGGGTCATAGTCCATGAGACACTCTGCCCGGAACCAGTTCTGCAGGGACTCCTTCAGCCTCCGCTCCAGCCgccgggcccccagccccctgctgccCCCGGCCCTCCGGGAGGCTGACAGGCGCCGACGACGCCGAGCCCGGGGTGCCACTGGGCCCCCTCGCCGCTGGCATCGGCCGCCCTCACCAGCTGGGGCTTTGCCTGGAAGGGTCGGAGCGAGGTTAGGAACCGAGATGCTGGCGATCCAGGGAGCTCCCCGCGGCAGCCAGGTCCTCCACAAGCCTCTCCCTCGCTCGGGCTCTGCCTAACCTTCGGCCTTCTCGCCCTCTCCCCCCATGCCTTGACTCCTTCACCTCCGAACCTGCCTGCACACAAACCCGAAGCCCCACCCGCTCCTCCGGGAGACCCAGATTCTGGCCCCTTCCCCGGACTTCACTGTCAGGCCGGACCTTTCCAgcaccctctcctcccagccttcccccccacccgcccatccccccacctccagtcTCCTTGAACCTTCTACATCCGCAGAACGCCGAATCTCTCTGGGGGGGGGATGCGGGAGACCCCCTCacctcactgtccctcccccagtatTGTACGGTAAGGGCAGTAAGCAGACCCCACCCAAAAAAGAGCAGTGACTGGCTCAGGAAAATCCGTTCGTTGCCTGGGGAGGCGGCCCCACCCGggccccggggcccggccccacctgccacccccgcccctgcctctcCAAGTCCTGCGTTACCTGGGCCCTTGGGCGGGCAAGCTTGCAGgctggccccctcctcctcctcttcctcttcctcttcctcctcctcctcagccccCTGGGCCCCCAGGCCCTCAGACTCTCCacaggcccccagccccaggtgggCATCCCAGCTGTTGCTGATGACTTCCTTCTCCCGGGGGCTCCAATGCAGGGAGTAGGGGTGCTTTTGGCGGATGTGCCGCTTGATGGTGCTGAGCTTGAGGGTGGCCAGGGAGCTGCCGCACACCATGCACACCATGCCGTGCCGGGCGGGGTTGAAGTCCATCAGGTACTCCAGCCGCCAGTGGTCGTGGTAGTAGCGCCGGTGGTCGCGGCCGGGGATGCGGCTCTTTCCGGGCCTCGAGGCCCGGGCCTCACAGTGGTCTGAGTATTTCCTGCCTGAAGATGCCGGTCCCCTGGccctggaggagggcaggggggcaCTCCCCCAGGACCCCAAGGCACCCCCTTCCAGCTGAAGATCTTGccctgaagggggggggggggaaagggagacagTTTTTCAATGTCCGATTTCCAGGGAAAGAACCCAGGCTGGGATTTTGCAGAGAAAGGGAGGCGGGGGAAGGGTCGTTCAGGGGCAGGAAAAGGATGGCAACAGCAACTAGAGGGATGTGGGAGAGGCGGGAGTCAAAGCATTGGCCCCTTTATGAAGAGTGAGGACCCTTTAAGAGAGGGCCAAGAACGAAGGGATGCGAGGGGCGagctctgactttttttttaaaaaatgaggtgaaGGCCAAGCAGGCAGCTGGCTCTCTGTGGCACCCTGTTTGGAGGAGGGCTGTAAGAGCGAAGCCAGGAGAGCAGCACGCCGGGGCGGTTCCGGCCAGAGCAGAGCGGGCAGTGGGACGAGAAGAACAAAGGGGGCATCTGTCTGCATCCAGGGCTGCACACAGGACCCACCCGTCTGAGGCCCCAGCCAGGAGGGCCCCACCCAAAGATCTTCCCCCTTTTTCCAATGATGCCTCCAATGCAGCCTTCTGAGAGTCCCATTTTGGGGGTGCTAAGCATCGTCGGTTCCCCAAATACAGGCACCCACGGGAGGGATCCCCAAGACAAAGCTGTCAACACCTCCAGGGAAAGGAGTTTCTAGG from Panthera tigris isolate Pti1 chromosome D1, P.tigris_Pti1_mat1.1, whole genome shotgun sequence includes the following:
- the ZFTA gene encoding zinc finger translocation-associated protein isoform X1 — translated: MEPGGDHRSRSGGGRGGPGPAAASARGRRLPPAGSSGGAEPEEDDGGQDLQLEGGALGSWGSAPLPSSRARGPASSGRKYSDHCEARASRPGKSRIPGRDHRRYYHDHWRLEYLMDFNPARHGMVCMVCGSSLATLKLSTIKRHIRQKHPYSLHWSPREKEVISNSWDAHLGLGACGESEGLGAQGAEEEEEEEEEEEEEGASLQACPPKGPGKAPAGEGGRCQRRGGPVAPRARRRRRLSASRRAGGSRGLGARRLERRLKESLQNWFRAECLMDYDPRGNRLVCMACGRALPSLHLDDIRAHVLEVHPSSLGLSGPQRSALLQAWGGQPETLSELTRSPPDDDLVPQDLTRKSRDPAPTAGALSSQDLSPPDVKKEEAGGVPERPGPAEEEEEEEEKEEEGERVGVPGRSPRGRDHRRRHQERWRLEYLMELDGGRRGLVCMVCGGALASLKMSTIQRHIRQRHPGSTRLSGPVKALIAQEWSEQAAHLLALGLPCPESPRDPAAPGTAAASEEGGGEEEEEPEEEWWGELAQGQSRWRGRVGAGTRARQGAKAGSAGVGGGGESGRLKGRPGRMGPEGRGGRSWSRDPGRGRLALRRLQCGPLSLPRRRPALPRGAVGTARGGRGRRRGRPGARGTRLPAAAPAAAAAAASAPAPQPRAAAELPAALAGRVPDGLRRQPARPGVHGVRGRAGHSQGQHHQAAHPAGAPLLDGLHARGAPDHPGGLRGGGAALLRPRGLRAAGSGAARRRRGPQSGRHLSRVAGSRGGSALCSAGPRAGTPSFPRH
- the ZFTA gene encoding zinc finger translocation-associated protein isoform X2, translated to MEPGGDHRSRSGGGRGGPGPAAASARGRRLPPAGSSGGAEPEEDDGGQDLQLEGGALGSWGSAPLPSSRARGPASSGRKYSDHCEARASRPGKSRIPGRDHRRYYHDHWRLEYLMDFNPARHGMVCMVCGSSLATLKLSTIKRHIRQKHPYSLHWSPREKEVISNSWDAHLGLGACGESEGLGAQGAEEEEEEEEEEEEEGASLQACPPKGPGKAPAGEGGRCQRRGGPVAPRARRRRRLSASRRAGGSRGLGARRLERRLKESLQNWFRAECLMDYDPRGNRLVCMACGRALPSLHLDDIRAHVLEVHPSSLGLSGPQRSALLQAWGGQPETLSELTRSPPDDDLVPQDLTRKSRDPAPTAGALSSQDLSPPDVKKEEAGGVPERPGPAEEEEEEEEKEEEGERVGVPGRSPRGRDHRRRHQERWRLEYLMELDGGRRGLVCMVCGGALASLKMSTIQRHIRQRHPGSTRLSGPVKALIAQEWSEQAAHLLALGLPCPESPRDPAAPGTAAASEEGGGEEEEEPEEEWWGDVPLSPGEPSERPAEEEDDDEDGQEPGGLAFPPLPPPPPPPPPPPPPRSREQRRNYQPRWRGEYLMDYDGSRRGLVCMVCGGALATLKVSTIKRHILQVHPFSMDFTPEERQTILEAYEEAALRCYGHEGFGPPAPAPRDGGADLKAGAICRA